ACGATACTTTTAGGCGGTAATAAATTATCTCATAAACGATCTTGAATGCACACGAACTTAATAAATTAAAAAGGCATATCATGATACGTGATTGAATACAAAGTCAATCTGTGCAATTTGGATTGTTGTTTAGAAGTGCGAGTAAAGGAAAATAAGATTTTTTTTTTTCTCGAGATTGTATTGTATGTGAAATTATGAACTCAAATCTTTAACTCGGATTTGGGTTGCTTAGAGAACAGTAAAGTGGTCTCGGATATTTACAGAAAATATCTTGTTGCATCCGGAGCGGGTTGGGGTTAGATGAGGCTGGTTCTCGGGTTGTAGCCGTTGCTCCAAATCCGTAACCAGCATTGGTTAATTGAATCTGTCTGCTTGCTATATCGTCTTTGTAGAGACTGTCTAGCAGAAGATTGTCAAATCCTCTGCCCTATAAACAATGACATCATGTGAGTTAGAACTAGAAAGTTCTCTTTAGTTTAAATCCGAATGAGATGACTTACGAGTTTTGTTGCTATTGCGAGACGAGGATTGTTGTTGTTGTTGTTATGTGGTGTGACTAGTGCAAGCTGCCAACCACTTCCTCCAGCCTCTTAAGCTAAAACTATTAGATGGGCCTGAAGTTTCATGTCCTGCAAAGAAAGTGTTTATCAATTTTGATCTCTTCCTACAATGGAAATGTATGAGAATGTTTAGATTTTACTATATGTTTTTCTTTCTACCTGGTGGATATATTGCAAGAGCCAATGCGTTTTTTTTTTGTTCTATCTCTGCGGCTTGTGGGTTTATTTTATTTAGACCCAGCACCCACCCAAGGAAAAGGCTCACTGAGTGGTTAGTTTACAATGCGTAGATGTATTGAAGAAGAGTCACCAGTGGCAGTAAGTCATCAGTGTCTATCAATGGTGAAGGTTACTTCAATCCAACATTATCTTTTTTACACAGAAAGAAGAGGTTATGAAAATAGTTTGTAATGCTGGTTGCTTTCCTTTTTCTGTAAATGGGCTTTAGAGTGGGCATGTAAATGCTGATGGTCCGTATGGTAGTCACTAGTCCATTAAAATTATTATTTTCGGATTGGTTCATATTAAATCTGATTCGATTAAAAAAGAAAAGAAAATAGCACTAAATTAAAAACGGATTGGTGGGGGTCAGCCTTTGCGTTACTTAACCGTTATTTCAACTTCCACAATCTAAAAAGCACTGTTTCTGTTTTGTCTGAAGAAGAGAAATACCAAGAAAGACGACGGGAGAGGTTCATTTTTCATATAATTCGGATAGAGATGAGAGTTTCAACACGCTACAATTCCACCATGTTTCACATCTAAACATTTATAGCAGAAAGGAGTTATGATATACAAACAAGGTTCCTCGCTAGAACCCTACATACTTTCTGAATATATTATGTTTAATTGAACAAGCGTTATTAAGTATAGGAATGTTCTCATAGGTAAAATAAAAAGAGGTAAAATAACCCTAACCAAAAATAACCGGCCCAAACAAAAAAAAACTCGAATTTGAAATATTTTAACTTACGTATTTGTTAAGTATATTAACTTAAGTATTAAAGAGTTCTCGAGTGAGAAATTCATTATTCTCATTTTCATAGATCTTTGTGGGCATGCCCTGATGGCCATAAGAACAACCAACTGCCCATGCAGAAGATCGTTCGTCATCCCCTCCACTAGATAAACACACATCCTCAACTAATCCATTTGTCACAAAACCCTCAGTTAGTACAAAACCCCATAGAACAAGATCTAAATATTTTATCCCAAACCATTATTATCCGTATTCATGAACGGATGAGTCACTTATGAGTCACACACTTTATGTAAAATGGCTTGTTATCTTGACTTAACAAAAATGGCATGTTATCAGTTTCTTTTGTTGACAAAAGCGTAAATCAATCATTGGTCCACTCTCTTCATTTACCTTACTATTAAGATTGCATTATCTAGCAGTGAAAAATAAGAAGCAAATCTCCTTTTGATTTCTATTTAGGACGAACATACCATTCCCCCCTCCCCCAAAATTAAATAAAAATTAACAAAAACAAAAAAACAATGCGTACGATTATTATAGACATTGCATAAACGCAAAGAAGT
The DNA window shown above is from Brassica oleracea var. oleracea cultivar TO1000 chromosome C3, BOL, whole genome shotgun sequence and carries:
- the LOC106329754 gene encoding putative clathrin assembly protein At5g57200; the encoded protein is MTNDLLHGQLVVLMAIRAGGSGWQLALVTPHNNNNNNPRLAIATKLGRGFDNLLLDSLYKDDIASRQIQLTNAGYGFGATATTREPASSNPNPLRMQQDIFCKYPRPLYCSLSNPNPS